In the genome of Pediococcus claussenii ATCC BAA-344, one region contains:
- a CDS encoding cation-translocating P-type ATPase, with the protein MITMSTNEKDNTSLIAKMSVTQLYQKFDTSEKGLSSEQANLLLEKIGKNTIQKGKRRPQWIIFLKNFTSLMAILLWVSGFIAIFAQMIELGIAIWAVNIINGVFSFWQEHAAQKATDSLLKMLPTYTQVIRNGETEQINSENLVPGDIFTIQAGNSISADARILTATSFQVDESSLTGESVQVSKKSEYQHGEGRFAEANMVFAGTIAGSGTATALAVATGMKTEFGKIAKLTQAQKTTTSPLQKELNRLTHELSWIAITIGIAFFIAAIFFVHYPVAKSFIFALGMIVAFIPEGLLPTVTLSLAQGVTRMAKKHALVKELNSVETLGETTVICSDKTGTLTQNQMTVNHLWLPGKEYTVTGEGYVNNGKIELNQQKFDYKNDSDLQQLLEITVLNNNTKIEASQKDSKNTKIIGTPTEAALIVLAEKAGINVDAEIKKVPRLKEFPFDSDRKRMTTVHQIDENHRNIYVKGSLDGILKISDSILDNGQVRSITNEDRQNALDADEQYSKQGLRSLGIAYRTINTKTSSMPANVKDWTLDDTEQHLIFVGTTVMADPPRPEIYEAIQKCHNANIKVIMVTGDGAVTAKSIAVKIGVTSNDARVITGDELSDMTDEQLIGALKGEIIFARVAPEQKYRVVTTLQSLGHVVASTGDGVNDAPALKKADIGIAMGVTGTDVAKDAADMILTDDNFASIVAAIEEGRTVYSNIQKFLLYILNSNVSEAAPSVLFLFSQGLIPLPLTVMQILTVDLGTDMLPALGLGAERSEPGIMDQPPRKRKAHLLNRSIIWKAFAWYGLVASIISSGAYFFVNHLNTGWPAKALAASGLDYREATTMTLAAIVFCQIGAALNCRTQITSLFKIGIFSNHRVMLGILFEICLLAMLIYIPFLQGVFNTASLGWQEWLFLICIPAPLVLVEEWRKKLVRNYLSK; encoded by the coding sequence ATGATTACTATGTCAACTAACGAAAAAGATAACACATCACTAATAGCCAAAATGTCAGTAACACAACTATATCAAAAATTTGACACTTCTGAGAAAGGTTTATCGAGTGAACAGGCCAATCTGTTGCTTGAAAAAATCGGAAAGAACACCATTCAAAAAGGAAAGCGACGTCCACAATGGATAATCTTTCTTAAAAACTTCACAAGTCTCATGGCTATTCTACTTTGGGTAAGTGGTTTTATAGCTATTTTTGCTCAAATGATAGAACTCGGAATTGCAATATGGGCCGTCAATATCATTAATGGTGTGTTTAGCTTCTGGCAAGAACATGCAGCCCAAAAGGCTACTGATTCACTTTTGAAAATGTTACCTACCTACACCCAAGTTATTCGAAATGGTGAAACAGAGCAAATCAATTCTGAAAATCTTGTTCCAGGCGATATTTTTACCATCCAGGCTGGCAATAGTATTTCGGCCGATGCCCGTATTTTAACAGCAACTTCATTTCAAGTAGATGAGTCATCCCTAACTGGTGAATCTGTTCAAGTGTCTAAAAAATCTGAATATCAACATGGAGAGGGACGTTTCGCCGAAGCAAATATGGTTTTTGCAGGTACAATCGCTGGTAGCGGAACGGCAACCGCGCTTGCTGTTGCCACCGGTATGAAAACCGAGTTTGGAAAGATCGCTAAATTAACACAAGCTCAAAAAACAACCACCAGTCCTCTTCAAAAGGAATTAAATCGCTTAACCCATGAACTATCATGGATTGCAATTACAATTGGAATTGCATTTTTCATTGCTGCGATATTCTTTGTACACTATCCAGTGGCAAAATCATTTATTTTTGCATTAGGAATGATTGTTGCGTTTATTCCCGAAGGGTTGTTACCAACGGTTACATTATCACTTGCACAAGGTGTTACAAGAATGGCTAAAAAACATGCTTTAGTTAAAGAGCTTAACAGTGTTGAGACTTTAGGAGAAACTACCGTTATTTGTTCTGACAAAACGGGAACATTAACTCAAAATCAAATGACTGTGAATCATTTGTGGCTGCCCGGAAAAGAATATACAGTAACCGGTGAAGGCTATGTAAACAACGGAAAAATCGAATTAAATCAGCAGAAATTTGATTACAAGAATGACTCCGACCTACAACAACTTCTGGAAATCACCGTTCTAAATAATAATACTAAAATTGAGGCTTCTCAAAAAGACAGTAAAAATACTAAGATAATCGGAACACCAACTGAAGCAGCGCTTATTGTCCTTGCAGAAAAGGCTGGAATAAACGTTGACGCCGAAATTAAAAAAGTACCTCGTTTAAAAGAATTCCCATTTGACTCCGATCGTAAACGAATGACAACTGTCCATCAAATTGATGAAAATCATCGTAATATTTATGTAAAAGGATCACTAGATGGTATTTTAAAAATTAGTGATTCAATCTTAGATAACGGACAAGTTCGATCGATCACTAACGAGGATAGACAAAACGCTCTGGATGCCGATGAACAATATTCGAAACAAGGGCTTCGATCACTTGGAATTGCCTATCGAACCATCAATACTAAAACTTCATCAATGCCCGCTAACGTCAAAGATTGGACACTTGACGATACTGAACAACATTTAATATTTGTAGGAACAACCGTCATGGCCGACCCACCGCGACCTGAAATTTACGAAGCTATTCAAAAATGTCATAACGCTAATATTAAAGTTATTATGGTAACTGGTGATGGAGCTGTTACTGCTAAAAGTATTGCTGTTAAAATCGGTGTAACAAGCAATGATGCCCGTGTTATTACAGGAGACGAACTTTCAGACATGACCGATGAACAATTGATTGGAGCACTAAAGGGAGAAATTATATTTGCCAGAGTCGCTCCAGAGCAAAAATATCGAGTCGTAACAACATTACAAAGTCTTGGTCATGTAGTAGCATCAACCGGAGATGGTGTTAACGATGCGCCGGCTCTAAAGAAGGCTGATATTGGAATTGCAATGGGTGTAACTGGAACCGACGTTGCCAAGGATGCAGCTGATATGATTTTAACTGATGATAATTTTGCTTCAATTGTAGCCGCAATTGAAGAAGGACGTACAGTTTACAGTAACATTCAAAAATTTTTACTTTACATTTTAAATAGCAATGTTTCAGAAGCTGCACCATCTGTACTATTTCTATTTTCACAAGGATTAATACCACTACCGTTAACAGTAATGCAAATCTTAACTGTTGATTTAGGAACTGATATGTTACCAGCGCTCGGCTTAGGAGCAGAAAGAAGTGAGCCTGGTATTATGGACCAACCACCACGTAAAAGAAAGGCTCACCTGCTAAATCGATCAATTATTTGGAAGGCATTTGCTTGGTATGGCCTGGTAGCCTCAATTATTTCATCCGGAGCGTATTTCTTTGTTAACCATTTAAATACCGGCTGGCCAGCTAAAGCATTAGCAGCCTCTGGTCTAGACTATCGTGAAGCAACAACAATGACATTAGCAGCAATTGTATTTTGCCAGATCGGAGCTGCTTTAAATTGTCGAACACAGATAACTTCCCTATTTAAAATTGGTATTTTCAGTAACCATCGAGTCATGCTCGGAATTCTATTTGAAATTTGCTTGTTGGCCATGCTGATATATATTCCATTTTTACAGGGCGTCTTTAATACCGCATCACTCGGTTGGCAAGAATGGCTATTCTTGATCTGTATACCGGCCCCATTAGTGTTAGTCGAGGAATGGAGAAAAAAATTAGTTCGAAATTATTTATCTAAGTAG
- a CDS encoding NAD(P)/FAD-dependent oxidoreductase, with protein MTEVLILGAGYAGLRTLKILQQSHTDFHITLVDQNNYHYEATDLHELATGNQPKERILYNISDVIKPDKTTFIQGEVVNINRDDKNVSLKDGKKLSYDYLVVSLGFESESFGIDGVEENALEMVNIDSAESVQKHILARMEDYRESKNPDDLKIVVCGAGFTGIELLGALHEATPKLAKTAGVDPKEIQLYCVEAVTRLLPMFDEKLAGWGIDKLKSWGINFLTGKPIKAIKPNTVVYEDDAETGTTSELKANTIIWTTGVRGSHVMNDSGFSQRRGRVMVKADLTDPDFANVYILGDVSAVMDEESKRPYPTTAQIAIAMGTQAAENIENQLNNKPTSPFKFKSLGSVASIGNTQAFGLVGKTPVRGYPASVVKKGIMDRSLFELGGTKEVMSKGRFDFYH; from the coding sequence ATGACAGAAGTTTTAATTTTAGGAGCAGGATACGCAGGACTACGTACCCTAAAGATTTTGCAACAGAGTCATACTGATTTTCATATTACCTTGGTTGATCAGAACAACTATCACTACGAGGCAACTGATTTACACGAACTTGCTACAGGAAATCAACCAAAGGAACGTATTTTATATAATATTTCGGATGTCATCAAACCTGATAAAACCACCTTTATTCAAGGAGAAGTGGTCAATATTAATCGCGATGATAAAAACGTATCCCTTAAAGATGGTAAAAAACTATCTTATGATTATTTAGTCGTTAGTTTGGGCTTCGAATCAGAATCCTTTGGAATTGACGGAGTAGAAGAAAACGCTCTTGAGATGGTCAACATTGACTCCGCAGAAAGCGTTCAGAAACATATTTTAGCTCGCATGGAAGACTATCGCGAAAGCAAAAACCCTGATGATTTAAAAATTGTCGTATGTGGGGCTGGCTTTACTGGAATCGAGCTTTTAGGTGCTCTTCATGAAGCAACTCCAAAATTGGCTAAAACAGCGGGCGTTGATCCTAAAGAAATCCAACTCTACTGCGTCGAAGCAGTTACTCGTCTACTGCCCATGTTTGATGAGAAACTAGCTGGTTGGGGCATTGATAAATTAAAGAGCTGGGGTATTAATTTCCTAACTGGAAAACCAATCAAGGCAATTAAACCTAATACCGTAGTTTATGAAGATGATGCCGAGACTGGAACAACATCTGAATTAAAAGCCAACACCATCATTTGGACCACTGGTGTTCGCGGAAGTCATGTGATGAATGATTCAGGTTTCTCACAACGTCGTGGTCGTGTCATGGTAAAGGCTGATTTAACTGATCCCGATTTTGCCAACGTATATATTCTGGGTGATGTTTCTGCTGTGATGGATGAAGAAAGTAAGCGTCCCTACCCTACAACTGCCCAAATAGCAATTGCGATGGGAACTCAGGCTGCTGAAAATATCGAAAATCAATTAAATAACAAGCCCACTAGTCCCTTTAAATTTAAATCACTAGGTTCAGTTGCTTCCATCGGAAACACACAAGCATTTGGTTTAGTAGGAAAAACTCCAGTCAGAGGTTATCCTGCTTCAGTAGTTAAGAAGGGTATCATGGATCGCTCTTTGTTTGAATTGGGAGGCACCAAAGAAGTAATGTCAAAAGGTAGGTTTGACTTTTATCATTAG
- a CDS encoding 1,4-dihydroxy-2-naphthoate polyprenyltransferase, protein MTIRNFLELIEFKAKAASVFPFCIGILYSIFNYRTMDMLNSIIFFIAMFLFNTAVDALDNYNDYFRAHSEHDYKQKTNIIGRERLSTKWILAYIILSSGTAALLGIYLVFKVGLTLLLLGIICFIVGIAYSTGPRPISASPFGELFAGFTMGFMITLICTYINVVNAFSWTVFSILSVFLISLPSTLWIANVMLANNICDFEEDTIEKRFTLVHYLGVKKALQLFKWNNILAYVAMILAIFFHLAPILLILGLLSIPLVYRQLQLFSRKQIKRETFVCSVRILGIGSFFQIISFILGVIIV, encoded by the coding sequence ATGACTATTCGTAATTTTTTAGAGCTTATTGAGTTTAAAGCAAAAGCTGCAAGTGTCTTTCCATTTTGTATTGGTATTTTATACAGCATTTTTAATTATCGTACTATGGATATGTTAAATTCCATAATTTTTTTCATTGCAATGTTTCTCTTCAATACAGCGGTTGATGCATTAGATAATTATAATGATTATTTTCGAGCTCATTCTGAACACGACTATAAGCAAAAAACCAACATTATTGGTCGTGAGCGCCTCTCAACTAAGTGGATTTTAGCTTATATTATTCTATCAAGTGGAACCGCAGCTCTACTAGGAATTTACCTTGTTTTTAAAGTTGGATTGACTTTGCTATTACTAGGCATAATCTGTTTTATAGTTGGTATTGCTTATTCAACTGGTCCTAGGCCAATTTCTGCATCACCATTTGGAGAGCTTTTTGCTGGTTTTACGATGGGTTTTATGATTACATTAATATGTACATATATCAATGTTGTTAACGCTTTTTCATGGACTGTTTTCTCAATACTTTCGGTATTTCTAATCTCACTTCCTAGTACCCTTTGGATTGCAAACGTTATGCTTGCCAATAATATTTGCGATTTTGAGGAAGACACAATTGAAAAACGCTTTACATTGGTGCATTATTTAGGTGTCAAAAAGGCATTACAGTTATTCAAATGGAATAACATACTTGCTTACGTTGCAATGATCTTGGCAATCTTTTTCCACCTGGCTCCGATATTATTAATATTAGGATTACTTTCCATTCCGCTCGTGTACCGACAGTTGCAATTATTTTCTCGTAAACAAATCAAACGTGAAACTTTCGTTTGCTCGGTTCGTATCTTAGGGATTGGATCTTTTTTCCAAATCATTAGTTTTATTTTAGGAGTAATAATAGTTTAA
- a CDS encoding polyprenyl synthetase family protein, which produces MNRLSLYGLNMQKRLNKVKDIVDQQLVLNNEKVADALRELADSGGKMVRPALFLFFADFGDNKDEDKLLKIAASLEILHMATLVHDDVIDDSPLRRSVITVQSRYGKDVAVYAGDFLFTRFFQLLIETMNGTEYMEVNANAMQNVLTGELDQMHNRFNLNETVEEYLKETEGKTAELFVLAAVQGAYFGNADEKIRKVAQKLGKKIGIVFQIYDDILDYTSSKEELRKPVMEDLSEGVYTLPLLIVLKDHRQKLTDILEVKRALTVEQAKQVTKMVNEFGGVARAKELAKEYSDESLDLLEQLPKGTASRELKRLVQGLVDRKF; this is translated from the coding sequence ATGAATAGATTATCTTTGTATGGCTTAAATATGCAAAAACGGTTAAATAAAGTCAAAGATATTGTTGATCAACAATTAGTATTAAACAACGAAAAAGTGGCAGACGCATTACGAGAATTGGCTGATTCCGGTGGTAAAATGGTACGTCCGGCATTATTCTTGTTTTTTGCGGATTTTGGAGACAATAAAGATGAGGATAAACTACTTAAAATTGCGGCATCTTTAGAAATTTTACATATGGCAACGTTGGTTCACGATGACGTGATTGATGATTCACCGTTGAGGCGGAGTGTTATTACGGTTCAATCTAGGTATGGTAAAGATGTTGCGGTTTATGCTGGCGATTTTTTATTTACACGTTTTTTTCAGTTGCTCATTGAAACAATGAATGGCACTGAGTATATGGAAGTTAATGCTAATGCGATGCAAAACGTTCTTACGGGTGAATTAGATCAGATGCATAATCGATTTAATTTAAATGAAACGGTCGAAGAGTATTTAAAAGAAACAGAAGGCAAAACGGCCGAATTATTTGTTTTAGCTGCTGTTCAGGGCGCCTATTTTGGTAATGCTGATGAAAAAATACGTAAGGTTGCTCAAAAGCTTGGAAAGAAAATAGGGATTGTTTTTCAAATTTATGATGATATCTTAGATTATACGTCATCAAAAGAAGAACTTCGTAAGCCAGTTATGGAAGACCTTAGTGAGGGTGTATACACATTACCATTGCTAATTGTGTTGAAAGACCATCGGCAAAAGCTAACGGATATATTGGAAGTCAAGCGTGCACTAACGGTTGAACAAGCCAAACAGGTTACAAAAATGGTTAATGAATTTGGTGGCGTCGCTCGAGCTAAGGAGTTGGCTAAGGAATATTCTGATGAGTCGTTAGATCTGTTGGAACAACTTCCAAAAGGAACGGCATCAAGGGAATTAAAACGGTTGGTGCAAGGGTTGGTTGATCGTAAGTTTTAA
- the cydC gene encoding thiol reductant ABC exporter subunit CydC, with translation MNKIGLFNAFKGDTWVRPFFKKYRSLLILAILLGFLTFFCGGALMFNSGYLISRAASIPENILLIYVPIVLTRAFGIGRPVFRYIERLTSHNWVLRMTSQLRLKLYKSLESDAIFFKQRFKTGDILGLLAEDIDHIQNLYLRTIFPTIIAWTLYVFIIICLGLFSPLFGLAMLLMLGVVVFVLPLFSVLANGARQEQKKRMRNNLYQNLTDNVLGVSDWIFSQRGTDFVDHYEQSELELHQIDQQIQNYNRKSELFVQLSFGAITVALLIWSAFTFPGNHGGAANWIAAFVLTIFPLIDAFAPLPDAAEETNIYKDSIVRFNNLSDVEKVKAIQPVPSIKELMLSVKDVDFAYPDGTKKVLNDISFNIYPGEKLAILGKSGSGKSTLAHLLRGDLSPNTGSISLGGYSTDQLGDSISDYIGVIHQTPYLFNTTLLNNIRIGNENASEDEVWNVLDRVQLKETIQKLPQQLNTMVDEAGLRFSGGERHRIALARILLQDVPIVLLDEPTVGLDPITEQELLNTFFNQLNNKTVIWITHHLQGVSITDKVIFIEDGKIAMNGSPAFLARDNKYYQQLMKIDGLN, from the coding sequence TTGAATAAAATCGGGTTATTTAACGCTTTTAAAGGGGATACGTGGGTTCGCCCCTTCTTTAAGAAATACCGTAGTCTGCTAATATTAGCTATTCTATTGGGATTTTTGACCTTCTTTTGCGGGGGAGCCTTGATGTTTAACTCAGGTTATCTAATTAGTCGAGCTGCTTCAATTCCAGAAAACATTCTATTAATTTATGTTCCAATCGTGCTTACACGTGCATTCGGGATTGGGCGACCGGTATTCCGCTATATAGAGCGCCTCACCAGTCACAATTGGGTTCTACGGATGACTTCTCAGCTCCGTTTAAAGTTGTATAAGTCACTAGAAAGTGATGCTATCTTCTTCAAACAACGTTTTAAAACAGGAGACATTTTAGGACTCCTTGCAGAAGACATTGATCATATTCAGAATCTCTATTTAAGAACTATATTCCCAACTATCATCGCTTGGACATTATACGTGTTTATTATCATTTGTTTAGGTTTATTTTCACCACTATTTGGATTAGCAATGTTATTAATGCTAGGCGTGGTTGTTTTTGTTCTACCACTCTTTTCTGTACTAGCTAATGGGGCTCGACAAGAACAAAAGAAGCGAATGCGCAATAACTTGTATCAGAATCTAACTGACAATGTTTTGGGTGTTTCTGACTGGATTTTCAGCCAGCGAGGTACTGATTTTGTTGATCACTATGAGCAATCCGAACTTGAATTACATCAGATTGATCAACAAATTCAAAATTATAATCGAAAATCTGAGCTTTTTGTCCAACTTTCTTTTGGTGCTATAACCGTTGCGCTGTTGATTTGGTCAGCCTTTACTTTTCCAGGCAACCACGGCGGTGCAGCAAATTGGATTGCAGCATTTGTCCTAACAATATTTCCATTAATTGATGCCTTCGCTCCATTACCTGATGCTGCCGAAGAAACCAATATCTATAAAGATTCCATAGTTCGTTTCAATAACTTATCCGACGTTGAAAAGGTAAAAGCAATACAACCAGTACCTTCCATAAAAGAACTAATGCTTAGTGTTAAAGATGTTGACTTCGCCTACCCTGATGGAACGAAAAAAGTTTTAAACGATATTAGTTTCAACATTTATCCGGGAGAGAAACTGGCCATCCTTGGTAAAAGTGGGTCTGGAAAAAGTACACTAGCTCATCTTTTGCGCGGAGATTTATCTCCAAACACTGGTTCCATCTCGCTCGGCGGTTATTCAACTGACCAATTAGGAGATAGTATTAGTGATTATATCGGAGTTATTCATCAAACGCCTTATCTTTTTAACACCACCCTCTTAAATAATATTCGCATTGGAAACGAAAATGCTTCCGAAGATGAGGTTTGGAATGTTTTGGATCGGGTTCAGTTAAAAGAAACAATCCAAAAATTACCACAACAACTAAATACTATGGTGGACGAGGCAGGGTTGCGTTTTTCTGGCGGCGAACGACATCGTATTGCATTAGCGAGAATACTACTTCAAGATGTTCCAATAGTGCTTTTAGATGAACCAACTGTGGGATTAGATCCAATTACGGAGCAAGAACTATTAAACACTTTTTTCAATCAATTAAATAATAAAACAGTTATTTGGATTACACATCATCTTCAAGGGGTTTCAATAACAGATAAAGTAATTTTCATAGAGGACGGAAAAATTGCTATGAATGGATCCCCAGCGTTCCTGGCAAGGGATAATAAATATTATCAACAGTTAATGAAAATTGATGGGCTAAATTAA
- the cydD gene encoding thiol reductant ABC exporter subunit CydD, which translates to MIDKQIMKLPGIKRIQIMLAGFAALQALFIIGQAWTLSAVITSLWDGKNLSNQISKLVLFTLAYCARHLINYFRDRILDKYSYEQARDLREQLLQKVFRLGPQIVQTTGTGNTTTMALDGISQVENYINLIFTKTFNMSVIPIIILIAVYFLDIESGIVLTLVFPLIIIFMIILGYAAQSKADKQYKTFQILSNHFIDSLRGIDTLKYFGLTKKYENSIFSSSERFRKATMNTLRIAILSTFALDFFTTISIAIVAVLLGLRLIDHGITLFPALTVLILSPEYFLPIRDFSSDYHATLDGKNAFEAIKNVLSTPEVAHPAITIPEWDNTSKLEVQNLSFNYDDQPTLSKLNFSATGFQKIGIIGMSGSGKSTLINLLNGFLEPLSGSIKVNDVALPSFNQKDWQQQLIYIPQNPYIFQLSLRENIAFYNPNSSDKEILKAIETVGLNELLAELPEGLDTQLGEAARSISGGQAQRVALARAFLNPKRHILLFDEPTAHLDIETEIELKERMLPIMDNHLVFFATHRLHWMKNMDYILVLDHGKLVEHGTYDTLAHSNGAFTRLVNGLKGGTSNVE; encoded by the coding sequence ATGATTGATAAGCAAATCATGAAACTACCTGGAATTAAACGAATACAGATAATGCTTGCGGGCTTCGCTGCCTTGCAAGCATTGTTTATTATTGGACAAGCATGGACACTCTCCGCCGTAATAACTAGCCTTTGGGACGGAAAAAATTTATCTAATCAAATTAGTAAGTTGGTTCTCTTCACTCTAGCCTATTGTGCTCGCCATCTAATAAACTATTTCCGTGATCGCATTCTGGATAAGTATTCATATGAACAAGCACGAGATTTACGTGAACAATTACTTCAAAAGGTCTTTCGTCTTGGCCCACAAATAGTCCAAACCACTGGTACAGGTAATACTACTACCATGGCTTTGGACGGTATCAGTCAAGTTGAAAACTATATTAACCTTATATTTACTAAAACTTTCAACATGTCTGTAATACCAATTATTATCTTAATTGCTGTTTATTTCCTTGATATTGAATCCGGTATTGTTTTAACTCTCGTTTTTCCCCTTATAATAATTTTTATGATTATTTTGGGATATGCAGCCCAAAGCAAAGCTGACAAACAGTATAAAACTTTTCAAATTCTTTCAAATCATTTTATTGATTCTTTGCGTGGTATTGATACATTAAAATATTTTGGTTTAACTAAAAAGTATGAAAATAGCATCTTTTCTTCTAGTGAACGTTTTCGAAAGGCTACTATGAACACGCTTCGGATTGCTATTCTGTCCACTTTTGCTCTTGATTTTTTCACCACAATTTCAATTGCAATCGTTGCTGTATTGTTAGGATTACGTTTGATTGATCATGGCATCACCCTATTTCCAGCCTTAACGGTCTTGATCCTCTCACCCGAATATTTTCTTCCAATCAGAGATTTTTCAAGTGACTATCACGCAACTTTAGATGGGAAAAATGCCTTTGAAGCAATTAAGAATGTACTATCAACACCTGAAGTTGCCCATCCTGCAATTACCATTCCTGAATGGGATAACACTTCTAAGTTAGAGGTCCAGAATCTAAGTTTTAATTATGATGATCAACCTACATTGTCTAAATTAAACTTTTCGGCAACAGGATTTCAAAAAATTGGCATAATTGGCATGAGTGGATCAGGAAAATCAACTCTGATCAACCTACTAAACGGTTTTTTAGAACCGTTATCCGGCAGTATTAAAGTTAATGATGTTGCTCTACCATCCTTTAACCAAAAAGACTGGCAGCAACAATTAATTTATATTCCGCAAAATCCTTATATTTTTCAACTAAGTTTGCGTGAAAATATTGCATTTTATAATCCCAATTCTTCTGATAAAGAAATTCTGAAAGCCATTGAAACTGTTGGCCTCAATGAACTTCTTGCTGAACTTCCTGAAGGCCTGGATACTCAACTTGGCGAAGCTGCCCGCTCAATTAGTGGCGGGCAAGCTCAACGAGTGGCACTTGCTCGCGCATTTTTAAATCCTAAACGTCATATTCTTTTGTTCGACGAACCAACTGCCCACTTAGATATTGAAACAGAAATTGAATTAAAAGAACGTATGCTTCCTATTATGGATAATCATCTAGTATTTTTCGCTACTCACCGTCTACATTGGATGAAAAATATGGATTATATTCTGGTACTAGACCATGGCAAACTTGTTGAACATGGTACCTATGACACTTTAGCTCATTCTAATGGTGCCTTTACCCGTTTAGTGAACGGTTTGAAGGGAGGAACTTCCAATGTTGAATAA
- the cydB gene encoding cytochrome d ubiquinol oxidase subunit II: MTFLQLLWFILIGVLFSGFFFLEGFDFGVGMSVQTLAHNDEEKDLVVETIGPVWDGNEVWLLTAGGAMFASFPFWYASLFSGYYLILFVILIGLIIRGVSFEFRNRVPFEQKHIWNWTLSIGSFIVPFFFGVMFISMVQGMPIDAHGDMMAHFTDYFNLFSIVGGVAVALLCYLHGLNYIALKTMGPLRERARNYAELLYWVLYVGLVVFAILMYFTTDFFNVHPMATPVILAVIIALTVIANIAVFRGGDLVAFLSSGLSLVSVVVLLFTGLFPRVLISSTNSKYDLLIRNSSSSPYTLKIMSIVALTILPFVLAYTAWTYYVFRKRMKLTRLNTVED; this comes from the coding sequence ATGACTTTCTTACAACTTTTATGGTTTATATTGATTGGAGTTTTATTCTCGGGCTTCTTTTTCCTTGAAGGATTTGATTTTGGAGTTGGAATGTCAGTTCAGACATTAGCTCACAATGATGAAGAAAAAGATTTAGTTGTTGAGACAATCGGACCAGTTTGGGATGGTAATGAGGTTTGGCTACTCACAGCAGGTGGTGCAATGTTCGCATCATTTCCATTTTGGTACGCCTCACTCTTTAGTGGTTACTATTTAATTCTTTTTGTTATTTTGATTGGTTTAATCATTCGTGGTGTTTCTTTTGAATTCAGAAACCGTGTTCCATTTGAGCAAAAACATATCTGGAATTGGACACTTAGTATCGGAAGCTTTATTGTTCCATTCTTCTTTGGTGTAATGTTCATAAGTATGGTGCAGGGTATGCCGATTGACGCGCACGGCGATATGATGGCACACTTCACTGACTACTTTAATTTGTTCTCAATTGTGGGTGGTGTTGCCGTAGCCCTATTATGTTACTTACATGGTTTAAACTACATTGCATTAAAGACCATGGGGCCACTCCGCGAACGTGCTCGTAACTATGCAGAATTGCTATATTGGGTTCTCTATGTTGGATTAGTCGTATTTGCAATCTTAATGTACTTTACAACTGATTTCTTTAATGTTCATCCAATGGCAACTCCTGTAATATTAGCGGTTATCATTGCTTTAACCGTTATCGCAAATATCGCTGTCTTTCGTGGTGGCGATCTGGTTGCCTTTTTATCTAGTGGACTATCACTTGTTTCAGTTGTAGTACTATTATTCACCGGATTATTTCCTAGAGTTCTAATTAGTTCAACCAACTCAAAATATGATTTATTAATTCGTAACTCTTCATCAAGTCCGTACACACTTAAAATAATGAGTATCGTTGCTCTTACAATTCTTCCATTTGTATTGGCATACACTGCATGGACTTATTACGTATTTAGAAAACGTATGAAATTAACCCGTTTAAATACCGTGGAGGATTAA